A genome region from Vicinamibacterales bacterium includes the following:
- a CDS encoding HAMP domain-containing sensor histidine kinase yields the protein MGVNRLRHKLVLVFLAATLLPLAAILWMSSALMSRSLAFVATDDVATLAGSLEGVGREYYRQTRQHLKDEAISGRLDPQRLAESSRAGWPAPLQHFWDSSEAERFILSEPDGERLHYAVRRDHQLWLYTTSLDGVRMGEITRQIREARARAGELRQRNLPRGFTLALVLSSALVWVFSLSVVFYLSIRISRPIQQLTAGLGDVAAGRFGTRLQSTGRDEIGLAIEAFNQTAGHLQQSRDRLVYLTQVASWQLLARKMAHELKNSLTPIRLTVEEIVARQSSAGPEFFEQAAAIVVDEVTSLERRVRAFSEFAAEPEVHPARLDLDAIVRERVQFLRGGHPGVSYQVASSQDAPTGWADGDHVKGIVTNLLENAAEAAGDGGVVLAVAGRSGHDAVVEVHDSGPGVSGDARARLFEPSISFKKHGMGLGLAISRKNALLAGGDLTLIEGRLGGAGFRLAIPTSERAER from the coding sequence ATGGGCGTGAATCGGCTGCGCCACAAGCTCGTCCTGGTGTTCCTGGCGGCCACACTGCTGCCGCTGGCCGCGATCCTCTGGATGAGTTCCGCCCTGATGTCGCGGAGCCTGGCCTTCGTCGCCACCGACGATGTGGCGACGCTCGCCGGCTCGCTCGAGGGCGTGGGCCGCGAGTACTACCGGCAGACCCGGCAGCACCTGAAGGACGAGGCCATCTCCGGCCGACTCGATCCGCAGCGTCTCGCCGAGTCCTCGCGGGCGGGTTGGCCGGCGCCGCTCCAGCATTTCTGGGACAGCTCCGAGGCTGAGCGCTTCATCCTGTCCGAGCCTGACGGTGAACGCCTGCACTACGCGGTGAGGCGGGACCATCAGCTGTGGCTCTACACCACGTCCCTCGACGGCGTCCGCATGGGCGAGATCACGCGGCAGATTCGCGAGGCGCGCGCCCGCGCCGGCGAACTCCGTCAGCGCAATCTCCCGCGCGGGTTCACGCTGGCCCTGGTGCTCTCGAGCGCGCTCGTCTGGGTCTTCTCGCTCTCTGTCGTGTTCTACCTGTCGATCCGCATCAGCCGGCCGATCCAGCAGTTGACGGCGGGGCTCGGGGACGTGGCGGCCGGCCGTTTTGGCACGCGTCTCCAGTCCACCGGGCGAGACGAGATCGGCCTCGCGATCGAGGCGTTCAACCAGACGGCCGGTCACCTGCAGCAGAGCCGGGACCGCCTCGTGTATCTGACACAGGTGGCGAGCTGGCAACTGCTGGCGCGCAAGATGGCGCACGAGTTGAAGAACTCCCTCACGCCGATTCGGCTCACCGTGGAGGAGATCGTGGCGCGGCAGTCGTCGGCCGGCCCGGAGTTCTTCGAGCAGGCCGCCGCGATCGTGGTGGACGAGGTGACGAGCCTCGAGCGCCGCGTTCGCGCGTTCTCGGAGTTCGCCGCCGAACCCGAGGTGCATCCGGCCCGGCTCGATCTCGATGCCATCGTTCGCGAGCGCGTGCAGTTCCTGCGCGGCGGGCATCCCGGGGTCTCCTACCAGGTCGCCTCGTCCCAGGACGCGCCGACCGGCTGGGCGGACGGAGACCACGTGAAGGGTATCGTGACCAACCTCCTGGAAAACGCCGCCGAGGCCGCCGGAGATGGTGGCGTGGTGCTGGCGGTCGCAGGCAGGTCGGGGCACGACGCGGTCGTCGAAGTGCACGACTCGGGGCCGGGCGTGAGCGGGGACGCCCGCGCGCGGCTCTTCGAGCCCTCCATCTCGTTCAAGAAGCACGGCATGGGGCTCGGCCTGGCCATCTCGCGCAAGAACGCGCTGCTCGCCGGCGGAGACCTCACCCTGATCGAGGGGCGACTCGGCGGCGCCGGGTTCAGGCTGGCGATCCCGACTTCGGAGAGAGCCGAACGATGA
- a CDS encoding sigma-54 dependent transcriptional regulator, giving the protein MTAKTIVIVDDEENVGASLRLVLEGAGYVVAVCRSAADFRRRLARSHAEAYLLDVRLPDANGIELLPLVAEQRPHAPVIMISGHATIADAVAATRAGAFDFLEKPLGRDRLLLVLKNALEQAALQRENARLRELVGDAPRMIGSSAAFQRVLEQATQVARSDARVLLTGESGTGKELLAAHMHRNSPFATGPFVKVNCAAIPVDLLESELFGHEKGAFTGATSSRRGKFELADGGTIFLDEVRDLHEASQAKLLRVLQEGEFQRVGGERTMQVTVRVVSATNQDLAALVAEKKFREDLYYRLSVVPIRVPPLRERPEDIRPLAEYFVDEFCRRNNFKPKRIDGGVFEEFRAYRWPGNIRELRNVVERMAILAPDPITADAVPVEIRLSHQPGAPSTLEETRAQAERDLVREALAHAGWNISAAARALGIERTRLHKRIRALGLEREGRGR; this is encoded by the coding sequence ATGACCGCGAAGACGATCGTGATCGTGGACGATGAGGAGAACGTCGGCGCCTCGCTTCGGCTGGTGCTGGAAGGCGCGGGTTACGTGGTGGCTGTGTGCCGCTCCGCCGCCGACTTCCGGCGGCGACTGGCCCGCTCGCACGCCGAGGCCTACCTGCTGGACGTGCGCCTGCCCGACGCCAACGGCATCGAGCTGCTCCCGCTCGTCGCCGAGCAGCGCCCGCACGCGCCGGTGATCATGATTTCGGGACACGCGACCATTGCCGACGCGGTGGCGGCGACCCGCGCGGGGGCCTTCGACTTCCTCGAGAAGCCGCTCGGGCGCGACCGGCTGCTGCTGGTATTGAAGAACGCGCTCGAGCAGGCGGCCCTGCAGCGGGAGAACGCGCGGCTGCGCGAACTGGTTGGTGACGCGCCCCGCATGATCGGATCGAGCGCGGCCTTCCAGCGTGTGCTCGAACAGGCGACACAGGTGGCGCGATCCGACGCCCGGGTGCTGCTGACGGGGGAATCGGGCACGGGCAAGGAACTGCTGGCGGCGCACATGCACCGGAACAGTCCGTTCGCGACGGGCCCGTTCGTGAAGGTCAACTGTGCGGCCATTCCCGTGGACCTGCTCGAGAGCGAACTGTTCGGTCACGAGAAGGGCGCATTCACCGGCGCGACCTCGAGCCGGCGCGGCAAGTTCGAGTTGGCCGACGGGGGGACGATCTTCCTCGACGAAGTGCGCGACCTGCACGAGGCGTCGCAGGCCAAGCTCCTTCGGGTACTGCAGGAGGGGGAATTCCAGCGCGTCGGGGGCGAGCGCACCATGCAGGTCACCGTCCGCGTCGTCTCCGCGACCAACCAGGACCTGGCGGCGCTCGTGGCGGAGAAGAAGTTCCGCGAGGACCTGTACTATCGCCTGAGCGTCGTTCCGATTCGCGTGCCGCCGCTCAGGGAACGCCCCGAGGACATCCGCCCGCTGGCGGAGTACTTCGTCGACGAGTTCTGCCGCCGCAACAACTTCAAGCCCAAGCGGATCGACGGCGGCGTGTTCGAGGAGTTCCGCGCGTACCGATGGCCCGGCAACATTCGCGAACTGCGGAACGTCGTCGAGCGGATGGCCATTCTCGCGCCGGATCCGATCACCGCCGACGCGGTCCCGGTCGAGATCCGGCTGTCCCACCAGCCGGGCGCGCCGTCCACGCTCGAAGAGACACGCGCCCAGGCCGAGCGCGACCTGGTGCGCGAGGCGCTCGCCCACGCCGGCTGGAACATCTCGGCCGCCGCCCGCGCTCTGGGGATCGAGCGCACGCGCCTGCACAAGCGGATCCGGGCCCTCGGCCTCGAACGCGAGGGCCGGGGCCGTTGA
- a CDS encoding type II toxin-antitoxin system prevent-host-death family antitoxin, which produces MERTAVGARELKTRLGTYLRRVRAGRIVLVTDRGEPVAELRPLPPDSSVPAALLKLSGRRAVTLPARESMAAFRPIRCTGRSLSSAVLEDREERL; this is translated from the coding sequence ATGGAGCGAACAGCCGTCGGCGCGCGAGAGCTGAAGACGCGGCTCGGCACGTATCTCCGCCGCGTTCGCGCAGGGCGCATCGTGCTCGTGACGGACCGCGGCGAGCCGGTAGCGGAACTGCGGCCGCTGCCTCCCGACTCCAGCGTGCCCGCGGCCCTGTTGAAACTCTCCGGCAGGCGGGCCGTGACCCTTCCCGCTCGTGAATCGATGGCGGCCTTCCGGCCGATCCGGTGCACGGGACGTTCGCTGTCCTCGGCCGTTCTCGAGGACCGGGAGGAGCGTCTCTGA
- a CDS encoding type II toxin-antitoxin system VapC family toxin: MHGTFAVLGRSRGPGGASLIRYFDASALVKRYVREPGAAAVRRLLEADSAAASRLSEVEVSSALVRRAREGAFSIVDRDRALASLADDVATWIVVECTPEVAADARALLLRHRLRAGDAVQLASCLFLQREVRQPVPFVAFDDRLTEAARHEGLTVESLPKGRR; the protein is encoded by the coding sequence GTGCACGGGACGTTCGCTGTCCTCGGCCGTTCTCGAGGACCGGGAGGAGCGTCTCTGATCCGCTACTTCGACGCGAGCGCGTTGGTGAAGCGTTACGTCCGGGAACCTGGCGCCGCGGCGGTCCGCCGTCTGCTCGAGGCGGATTCGGCAGCTGCAAGCCGCCTCTCGGAGGTAGAGGTCTCGTCCGCGCTGGTTCGCCGCGCGCGGGAAGGCGCGTTCTCGATCGTGGATCGGGACCGGGCGCTGGCCTCGCTCGCCGACGACGTCGCGACGTGGATCGTCGTCGAGTGCACTCCGGAGGTTGCGGCCGACGCGCGAGCACTCCTGCTTCGCCATCGGCTGCGGGCCGGTGATGCCGTGCAGCTCGCGAGCTGCCTCTTCCTGCAACGCGAGGTGCGCCAGCCCGTGCCCTTCGTCGCGTTCGACGACCGGCTGACGGAGGCGGCCCGGCACGAGGGGTTGACCGTTGAATCTCTGCCGAAGGGCCGACGGTGA
- a CDS encoding sulfite exporter TauE/SafE family protein, which translates to MDHAVEPILLGFSSGLICTASCGAVLLPFLLSRDRGLGGTAALLAQFLIGRLVGYEFYATLVWGAVVAVPSGLRANALVFGTAHLVLALMLGWYAATAGRYYVSCGSARRRFSSLLVERAGWLGPTLLGLLSGVNLCGPFVAATVRAAETPGLLSSLIFFGLFFVGTTVWFLPFLGAAPLRRLQGAVPIARVAMAVVAVYYAYLGIVSLGARWLHG; encoded by the coding sequence ATGGACCACGCGGTCGAGCCAATTCTCCTCGGGTTCTCGTCGGGACTGATCTGCACGGCGTCGTGCGGCGCGGTGCTCCTTCCGTTCCTGCTGTCGCGAGATCGCGGTCTTGGCGGGACCGCGGCGCTGCTCGCGCAGTTCCTGATCGGCCGGCTCGTCGGCTACGAGTTCTACGCCACGCTGGTTTGGGGCGCCGTGGTGGCGGTACCCTCCGGCCTTCGGGCGAACGCCCTCGTCTTCGGGACGGCCCATCTCGTGCTGGCGCTGATGCTCGGGTGGTACGCCGCGACGGCCGGGCGTTACTACGTGTCGTGTGGGTCCGCCCGCCGCCGGTTCTCATCCCTCCTCGTCGAACGCGCCGGCTGGCTTGGGCCCACGCTCCTCGGCCTGCTGAGCGGCGTGAACCTGTGCGGTCCCTTCGTGGCCGCGACGGTGCGCGCGGCCGAGACGCCCGGCTTGCTGTCGTCGCTGATCTTCTTCGGCCTCTTCTTCGTGGGCACGACGGTCTGGTTCCTGCCGTTTCTCGGCGCAGCCCCGCTGCGGCGCCTCCAGGGCGCGGTGCCGATCGCACGGGTGGCGATGGCAGTGGTGGCGGTCTACTACGCGTATCTGGGCATCGTGTCCCTCGGCGCGAGGTGGTTGCATGGGTGA
- a CDS encoding 4Fe-4S binding protein, producing the protein MGDSAVKRSIGRSIVLTVPMFLWALLMFSRVFAMNGLAPKLGGLATLIFMVVLFFLMLKTGRTHRWRRVFFVAMGVLFPVGFIAALVAERGAMSISVEQMLLGNTPFCFLAIPMMIVPAALTRTIIFPGSILPTASNPHAIAAMVGLWLAATIVLGKGWCAFACFFGGIEEGCAAIRRKPVIRRIAPAWRWGPWGVLAAIVLLSAATFEPTYCAWLCPFKAVTEFPAVRSFETAVQFGIFTTLFAGLVVALPVMTKKRTQCAFFCPFGAFQSVSNKLSVFDIRIDRSKCLDCVACRESCPTLSIDAESTAKGVTRMSCTKCGACVDTCKKGAAVWHVKGTTVGVKPERARLLYLYAAWAFATMFGGSIIANSVQTILSFGGVR; encoded by the coding sequence ATGGGTGATTCCGCCGTGAAGCGGTCGATCGGCCGGTCGATCGTGCTGACCGTCCCGATGTTCCTCTGGGCGCTGCTGATGTTCTCTCGGGTATTCGCGATGAACGGGCTCGCGCCGAAGCTCGGTGGGCTGGCCACGCTGATCTTCATGGTGGTGCTCTTCTTCCTGATGCTGAAGACGGGGCGGACCCATCGGTGGCGGCGCGTGTTCTTCGTGGCGATGGGCGTCCTGTTCCCGGTCGGATTCATCGCCGCGCTGGTCGCCGAGCGGGGCGCGATGTCGATCTCGGTCGAGCAGATGCTGCTCGGCAACACACCGTTCTGCTTCCTCGCGATCCCGATGATGATCGTGCCGGCCGCACTGACCCGCACGATCATCTTCCCCGGGTCGATCCTGCCGACCGCCAGCAACCCGCACGCGATTGCCGCGATGGTCGGCCTCTGGCTCGCGGCCACGATCGTCCTCGGCAAGGGGTGGTGCGCGTTCGCGTGCTTCTTCGGCGGCATCGAGGAGGGCTGCGCGGCCATCCGCCGGAAGCCGGTGATTCGCCGGATCGCGCCGGCGTGGCGCTGGGGACCGTGGGGCGTGCTGGCCGCCATCGTGCTGTTGTCGGCAGCCACGTTCGAGCCCACCTACTGCGCGTGGCTGTGCCCGTTCAAGGCCGTGACCGAGTTCCCCGCGGTACGGTCGTTCGAGACGGCTGTACAGTTCGGGATCTTCACGACGCTGTTCGCGGGCCTGGTCGTGGCGCTGCCGGTGATGACGAAGAAGCGCACCCAATGCGCCTTCTTCTGCCCGTTCGGCGCGTTCCAGTCGGTATCGAACAAGCTGAGTGTGTTCGACATCCGCATCGACCGCAGCAAGTGCCTCGATTGCGTCGCGTGCCGTGAGAGCTGTCCGACCCTCTCGATCGACGCCGAATCGACGGCGAAGGGCGTGACGCGGATGTCGTGCACGAAGTGCGGCGCGTGCGTGGATACGTGCAAGAAGGGCGCGGCGGTCTGGCACGTCAAGGGGACGACGGTCGGCGTGAAACCGGAACGCGCCCGCCTGCTGTATCTCTACGCGGCGTGGGCGTTCGCGACGATGTTCGGAGGGAGCATCATCGCCAACTCGGTGCAGACCATCCTGTCGTTCGGAGGCGTGCGATGA
- a CDS encoding MBOAT family O-acyltransferase, translating to MRGLVVSFTSPTFLFLFLPVVLAVYWVCRWRRPRDLFLLVASLIFYAWGEGPVVGLLLGSIVANYALGLMLEQPRLGRWRVWAIAAAVMINLTPLLLMKYAGFVLVNANRMLAFVGGTPFIVPNWHVPAGISFFTFMALTYVLAIHRQEIAAQRDPLKLGLFIALFPTIMAGPILRYHDLAHQLADRVLTRESGAEGARRFVYGLAKKALIADTLAGPANMVFSLGLQDLSTGVAWLGLGCFTLQIFFDFSGYSDMAIGLGRMLGFRFAENFDHPYTALSLRAFWTRWHISLSSWFRDYVFLRVAYPVGRALEGWGSTRLQDQGAYVAATLVTMLLIGLWHGASWTFVAWGLYNGLVLAVERTRVGKRIGRLPRPVQHIYTMFVVMIGWTIFRASSARQAARYLAALVGLGGSSALPVTTYGGFDVVLALLAGVLLSTRFGGLTGTWLRVRVQRAGTIGSAFLTLGEIVVVMGLLIASLSWLSAGTFTPFIYFRF from the coding sequence ATGAGGGGACTCGTCGTGTCATTTACGTCGCCGACATTTCTGTTCCTCTTCCTTCCCGTCGTACTGGCGGTCTACTGGGTCTGTCGATGGCGTCGGCCTCGCGATCTCTTCCTGCTGGTGGCCAGTCTCATCTTCTACGCCTGGGGCGAAGGACCGGTTGTCGGCCTGCTCCTCGGCTCGATTGTGGCGAACTACGCGCTCGGGCTGATGCTGGAGCAGCCTCGACTCGGCCGGTGGCGAGTGTGGGCAATCGCGGCAGCGGTGATGATCAACCTCACGCCGCTCTTGTTGATGAAATACGCGGGTTTTGTCCTCGTCAACGCCAACAGGATGCTGGCATTCGTCGGAGGGACACCGTTCATCGTGCCCAACTGGCACGTGCCGGCCGGCATCTCGTTCTTCACGTTCATGGCGCTGACCTACGTCCTCGCCATTCACCGCCAGGAAATCGCGGCCCAGCGTGACCCGCTGAAACTGGGCCTCTTCATCGCCCTCTTCCCGACCATCATGGCGGGACCGATCCTTCGCTACCACGACCTCGCGCATCAGCTTGCCGACCGGGTGCTCACGCGTGAATCCGGGGCCGAGGGCGCGCGCCGATTCGTGTACGGCCTCGCCAAGAAGGCGCTGATCGCGGACACCCTGGCTGGACCTGCGAACATGGTCTTCTCGCTCGGACTCCAGGACCTTTCGACAGGCGTCGCGTGGCTCGGCCTCGGGTGCTTCACACTGCAGATCTTCTTCGATTTCTCCGGCTACTCGGACATGGCCATCGGTCTTGGCAGGATGCTGGGATTCCGGTTCGCCGAGAATTTCGACCATCCGTACACTGCGTTGTCGCTGCGGGCATTCTGGACGCGCTGGCACATTTCGCTCTCGTCCTGGTTCCGCGACTACGTGTTCCTGCGCGTCGCGTACCCCGTGGGCAGGGCCTTGGAGGGATGGGGCTCCACCCGTCTCCAGGACCAGGGGGCCTACGTGGCCGCCACGCTGGTCACGATGCTCTTGATCGGCTTGTGGCACGGGGCGAGTTGGACCTTTGTGGCGTGGGGCCTTTACAACGGACTCGTGCTGGCGGTCGAACGCACGCGCGTGGGCAAGCGCATCGGGCGGCTTCCGCGGCCGGTTCAGCACATCTACACCATGTTCGTCGTGATGATTGGCTGGACGATCTTCAGGGCGAGTTCCGCGAGGCAGGCCGCCCGGTACCTGGCCGCGCTCGTCGGGCTCGGAGGCAGCTCCGCGCTGCCGGTCACGACTTACGGCGGGTTCGACGTCGTCCTCGCCCTGCTCGCCGGCGTGTTGTTGTCGACCAGGTTCGGAGGCCTGACCGGGACGTGGCTCCGCGTTCGGGTCCAACGTGCCGGGACAATCGGGTCGGCATTCCTGACGCTTGGAGAAATCGTCGTCGTCATGGGCCTGTTGATCGCTTCCCTGTCCTGGCTCTCTGCCGGGACGTTCACGCCGTTCATCTACTTCCGGTTCTAG
- a CDS encoding carboxypeptidase regulatory-like domain-containing protein: MKFGRSLLLAFAIALCVAASSLAQQPGEIFGKVSDAQGGVMPGVTVTLTGPSLLQPVAATSSATGTYRFPGLGVGAYAVRFELTGFKTLVRDAVRVEIGANVQVNASLEISQVQETVTVQAETPVVDLRDTGKSSRFTQEALQSIPSARDPWVMIEQTPSVAMDRQNVGGSGSGQQSNFMARGAAFSQQKWNLDGVDITDMAATGGSPVYFDFDTFEEMQVSTGGSDVTMQSPGVAVNVVTKSGTDALRGSTRFYITDQKFQSNNVTDEIRRQGASSGNPIQNIKDYGFEVGGPIRKGRAWFWGSYGKQDIRVGINNFFLRTDACRPVAAAPLNYPVDDVRACLNTDQTILNNYNFKVAVELFKNNQFSWFYNGAEKVRNARGADDLHPIESTNRQIGVADTSLGSSLWKTGMPKTYKWSDRQIFSDKLMMEYQYAHVGNNFVMDFHEDALSSVQVAYDRSSRAFMRSFSQNTYVRPTDSVDVTLSYFLPGKLGGDHAIKAGFKYRNDLAFTRTHWGGNTQAWFDNFTTMNASAAQLYRDGTSEGGLHNRSFYVQDAYSRKRLTVNLGFRFDYQSDFQQPKDVPANPFYGQATFKGVYNNMTYTGQPFNQLPALSFPGADSGVAFKTFSPRIGLTYDLTGDSKNVFKFNFARYVGQLGTGALSGLYLTTGSTLIRYPWVDLNNDKFVQANEVVLTAIPQNYTPGYDYTNPTRVSTTGSVDPSLKPDATNEVIIGFDRQLGPNFGVSASYIYRKYSNFRWTDGLQDPILINSNLPNAGGDTVGFTAANYVPVTYTPPASACPAGAYCPAVTYYQPTSRIPTTYVLNNQPGYERAYQGFELSLRKRMSKRWMMSGGFSYNDATRSYASDASYEDPTNIDKLDGGQFAPLSSSSGLGNVFPNAKWIFRLTGAYQLPLWQVGVAGFYNVRQGYPFIRTINIADRLNGAGQVYVMLDKVGDVRLPTFQQLDVRVDKPFTLFKRLKVQASVDIFNLFNANTSLSIRGTQNAGNANQISSLLAPRVIRFGFRATF, encoded by the coding sequence ATGAAGTTCGGAAGGTCACTCCTGCTCGCGTTCGCGATCGCGCTCTGCGTCGCGGCGTCGAGCCTCGCCCAGCAACCGGGCGAGATCTTCGGAAAGGTCAGCGACGCGCAGGGCGGGGTCATGCCCGGCGTCACGGTCACGCTCACCGGGCCATCGCTGCTGCAGCCGGTGGCGGCGACCAGCAGTGCGACCGGCACCTATCGATTCCCCGGGTTGGGGGTCGGTGCCTACGCCGTCAGGTTCGAACTGACCGGTTTCAAGACGCTCGTGCGAGACGCCGTGCGCGTGGAGATCGGCGCCAACGTGCAGGTGAACGCCTCGCTCGAGATCTCACAGGTCCAGGAGACGGTGACGGTACAGGCGGAGACGCCCGTGGTGGACCTGAGGGACACCGGGAAGAGCTCGCGCTTCACGCAGGAGGCGCTGCAGTCGATCCCCTCGGCCCGCGATCCGTGGGTCATGATCGAGCAGACGCCGTCGGTCGCGATGGACCGGCAGAACGTCGGCGGCAGCGGGTCCGGGCAGCAGTCGAATTTCATGGCGCGCGGCGCCGCGTTCTCGCAGCAGAAGTGGAACCTGGACGGCGTGGACATCACCGACATGGCGGCGACTGGCGGGTCGCCCGTCTACTTCGACTTCGACACGTTCGAGGAGATGCAGGTCAGCACGGGAGGCTCGGACGTCACGATGCAGTCGCCCGGCGTCGCCGTCAACGTCGTGACCAAGAGCGGGACCGATGCGCTGCGCGGCAGCACGCGGTTCTACATCACGGACCAGAAGTTCCAGTCGAACAACGTCACCGACGAGATCCGCCGGCAGGGCGCCTCCTCGGGCAACCCGATTCAGAACATCAAGGACTACGGGTTCGAGGTGGGCGGCCCGATCAGGAAGGGGCGCGCCTGGTTCTGGGGCAGCTACGGCAAGCAGGACATCAGGGTCGGGATCAACAACTTCTTCCTGAGAACCGACGCGTGCCGGCCGGTCGCGGCCGCGCCGCTCAACTACCCGGTGGACGATGTGCGGGCCTGCCTCAACACCGACCAGACGATCCTGAACAACTACAACTTCAAGGTGGCCGTGGAGCTGTTCAAGAACAACCAGTTCTCCTGGTTCTACAACGGTGCGGAGAAGGTCCGGAACGCGCGCGGCGCCGACGACCTGCACCCGATCGAGTCCACGAATCGCCAGATCGGCGTCGCCGACACCTCGCTCGGGTCGTCGCTCTGGAAGACCGGCATGCCGAAGACCTACAAGTGGAGCGACCGGCAGATCTTCAGCGACAAGCTGATGATGGAGTACCAGTACGCCCACGTCGGCAACAACTTCGTGATGGACTTCCACGAGGACGCCCTCTCGTCGGTCCAGGTGGCCTATGACCGCTCGAGCCGCGCCTTCATGCGCTCCTTCAGCCAGAATACCTACGTTCGTCCGACCGACAGCGTCGACGTGACGTTGAGCTACTTCCTGCCGGGCAAGCTGGGCGGCGACCACGCGATCAAGGCCGGCTTCAAATACCGCAACGACCTGGCGTTCACAAGGACGCACTGGGGCGGCAACACCCAGGCCTGGTTCGACAACTTCACGACCATGAACGCGTCGGCCGCGCAGCTCTATCGCGACGGCACGAGCGAGGGTGGCCTGCACAACCGCTCGTTCTACGTGCAGGATGCCTACTCGCGCAAGCGCCTGACGGTCAACCTCGGTTTCCGGTTCGACTATCAGAGTGACTTCCAGCAGCCCAAGGACGTGCCGGCCAACCCGTTCTACGGCCAGGCGACGTTCAAGGGCGTGTACAACAACATGACGTATACCGGGCAGCCCTTCAACCAGCTTCCGGCCCTGTCCTTCCCCGGCGCGGACTCCGGTGTGGCGTTCAAGACCTTCTCGCCGCGCATCGGCCTGACGTACGACCTGACCGGCGACTCGAAGAACGTGTTCAAGTTCAACTTCGCGCGCTACGTCGGACAGCTTGGGACGGGTGCGCTGTCGGGCCTCTACCTCACGACCGGCTCCACGCTGATCCGCTATCCGTGGGTGGACCTGAACAACGACAAGTTCGTCCAGGCGAACGAGGTCGTGCTGACGGCGATCCCCCAGAACTACACGCCGGGCTACGACTACACCAACCCGACCCGTGTGAGCACCACCGGGTCGGTGGACCCGAGCCTGAAGCCGGACGCCACCAATGAGGTCATCATCGGGTTCGACCGGCAGCTCGGCCCGAATTTCGGCGTGAGCGCGAGCTACATCTATCGGAAGTACTCGAACTTCCGCTGGACCGACGGCTTGCAGGACCCGATCCTCATCAACTCCAACCTGCCCAATGCCGGCGGCGACACGGTGGGCTTCACGGCGGCGAACTACGTGCCGGTGACCTACACGCCGCCGGCCTCGGCGTGCCCGGCAGGCGCCTACTGCCCAGCGGTGACCTACTACCAGCCGACGAGCCGAATTCCGACGACGTACGTGCTGAACAATCAGCCCGGCTACGAACGCGCCTACCAGGGCTTCGAGCTGAGCCTCCGCAAGCGGATGTCGAAGCGCTGGATGATGAGCGGCGGCTTCTCGTACAACGACGCCACGCGCTCGTACGCCTCGGACGCCTCGTACGAGGATCCGACCAACATCGACAAGCTGGACGGCGGCCAGTTCGCGCCGCTGTCGAGCTCGAGCGGCCTCGGCAACGTCTTCCCGAACGCCAAGTGGATCTTCAGGCTGACGGGCGCCTACCAGTTGCCCCTCTGGCAGGTGGGCGTGGCCGGCTTCTACAACGTGCGCCAGGGCTATCCGTTCATCCGGACGATCAACATCGCCGACCGGCTGAACGGGGCGGGCCAGGTGTACGTGATGCTCGACAAGGTCGGCGACGTCCGGCTTCCCACCTTCCAGCAGCTCGACGTGCGGGTGGACAAGCCATTCACGCTCTTCAAGCGGCTCAAGGTGCAGGCGAGCGTCGACATCTTCAACCTGTTCAACGCCAACACCTCGCTCTCGATCCGGGGCACCCAGAACGCGGGGAACGCGAACCAGATCAGCTCGCTGCTCGCTCCGAGGGTCATTCGGTTCGGCTTCCGGGCGACGTTCTGA